In Serinus canaria isolate serCan28SL12 chromosome 5, serCan2020, whole genome shotgun sequence, the following proteins share a genomic window:
- the SIX6 gene encoding homeobox protein SIX6, with protein MFQLPILNFSPQQVAGVCETLEESGDIERLGRFLWSLPVAPAACEALNKNESVLRARAIVAFHTGNYRELYHILENHKFTKESHAKLQALWLEAHYQEAEKLRGRPLGPVDKYRVRKKFPLPRTIWDGEQKTHCFKERTRHLLREWYLQDPYPNPSKKRELAQATGLTPTQVGNWFKNRRQRDRAAAAKNRLQQQVLTQGSVRSLQAEEESGGEAVGAASSPAASLSSKAATSAISITSSDSECDI; from the exons ATGTTCCAGCTGCCCATCCTCAATTTCAGCCCGCAGCAGGTGGCCGGGGTATGCGAGACCCTGGAGGAGAGCGGGGACATCGAGCGCCTGGGGCGCTTCCTCTGGTCCCTGCCCGTGGCCCCCGCGGCCTGCGAGGCGCTCAACAAGAACGAGTCGGTGCTGAGAGCCCGGGCCATCGTGGCCTTCCACACGGGGAACTACCGGGAACTCTACCACATCCTGGAGAACCACAAGTTCACCAAGGAGTCCCACGCCAAACTGCAAGCCCTCTGGCTGGAAGCGCACTACCAGGAGGCGGAGAAGCTGCGGGGCCGACCCCTGGGGCCGGTGGACAAGTACCGGGTGAGGAAGAAGTTCCCGCTGCCGCGCACCATCTGGGACGGCGAGCAGAAGACACATTGCTTCAAGGAGCGGACGAGGCATTTGCTGCGGGAGTGGTACCTGCAGGACCCTTACCCCAACCCCAGCAAAAAGCGGGAACTGGCTCAGGCCACGGGACTTACCCCCACGCAAGTGGGCAACTGGTTCAAAAACCGCAGGCAaagggacagggcagcagccGCTAAGAACAG GCTACAGCAGCAGGTCCTAACGCAGGGCTCGGTGCGCTCGCTGCAAGCGGAGGAGGAGAGCGGCGGGGAGGCGGTGGGAGCCGCCTCCAGCCCCGCAGCCAGCCTCTCCAGCAAAGCGGCCACCTCCGCCATCTCCATCACATCCAGCGACAGTGAATGTGACATCTGA